In Agrobacterium tumefaciens, a single genomic region encodes these proteins:
- the tmk gene encoding dTMP kinase, whose product MAEKTGLFISFEGGEGAGKSTQIRTLAEALRGRGFEVVVTREPGGSPGAEAIRHVLLSGAAESFGVRMEAILFAAARNDHVEEVIRPALARGEIVLCDRFLDSSRVYQGTTGNLEPEFIETLQRIAIDGVVPELTLIFDIAAEKGLARARKRADEGVAPDRFEKEEIETHEKRREAYLDIALAEPRRCRIVNADQQEDKVTEDVMSFVEPLLERAENVAGAANE is encoded by the coding sequence TTGGCCGAAAAGACCGGATTGTTCATCAGCTTCGAGGGCGGCGAGGGCGCCGGCAAGTCGACGCAGATTCGCACGCTTGCCGAGGCGCTTCGTGGCCGTGGGTTCGAGGTGGTCGTCACGCGTGAGCCGGGTGGTTCGCCAGGCGCGGAGGCCATCAGGCATGTTCTGCTCTCGGGTGCGGCGGAATCCTTCGGCGTGCGCATGGAGGCGATCCTGTTTGCGGCGGCGCGTAACGACCATGTCGAGGAGGTCATTCGCCCGGCACTTGCGCGCGGCGAGATCGTGCTTTGCGACCGCTTCCTTGATTCCTCGCGTGTCTATCAGGGCACGACCGGCAATCTGGAGCCGGAATTCATCGAGACGCTACAACGGATAGCCATCGACGGCGTCGTGCCGGAACTGACGCTGATCTTCGATATAGCTGCCGAAAAGGGCCTGGCGCGTGCCAGAAAACGCGCGGATGAGGGGGTAGCCCCTGACCGGTTCGAAAAAGAAGAAATCGAGACCCACGAGAAGCGGCGCGAAGCCTATCTGGATATTGCGCTGGCCGAACCGCGTCGCTGCCGCATCGTCAATGCCGACCAGCAGGAAGACAAGGTCACGGAAGACGTCATGTCTTTCGTCGAGCCATTGCTCGAGCGTGCGGAAAACGTAGCGGGCGCGGCGAATGAGTGA
- a CDS encoding D-alanyl-D-alanine carboxypeptidase family protein codes for MRKAIHRSYRSVIVAAAFAFFSAGAAQSQTGPFIAKAEQAYMIDAETGTVLLSQNEDQSFPPASLAKLMTVEVVLNALSKGQVTPETAYPVSEYAWRTGGAPSRTSTMFAALKSSVGINDLLTGIIVQNANDGCIIVAEGMAGSDAAFAKRMTARAGELGMNRSIFANSTGLPDPGNQTTARDMVRLAQHLHDTYPDRYALFTKPDFEWNRIFQRNKNTLLMPGSGIDGLGLGFAEGSGFAAVVSAEREGRRVYLALAGIADDKTRQEEARRVVDWGLTAFEKRHLFSKDEAVGAVSVYGGDVSHIDLSPKEDVSVLVPVNNPERISGRIVYRWPLNAPLDIGANAGTLKIFSGERLLREVPLYTRAAVGKGSLTQNATGALKELLLFWL; via the coding sequence ATGCGCAAGGCCATTCATCGCTCCTATCGGTCGGTCATCGTGGCGGCCGCTTTTGCATTTTTCAGTGCGGGCGCGGCGCAATCGCAGACGGGTCCCTTCATCGCCAAGGCTGAACAGGCCTATATGATCGATGCCGAGACCGGCACGGTGCTTCTTTCGCAAAACGAAGATCAGTCCTTTCCGCCCGCGTCACTTGCCAAGCTGATGACGGTGGAGGTGGTGCTTAATGCGCTGTCCAAGGGGCAGGTGACGCCGGAGACCGCCTATCCGGTCTCGGAATATGCCTGGCGCACGGGCGGCGCTCCCTCGCGCACTTCCACCATGTTCGCGGCGCTGAAATCCTCCGTCGGCATCAACGATCTCTTGACCGGCATCATTGTGCAGAACGCCAATGACGGCTGCATCATCGTGGCTGAAGGCATGGCCGGTTCGGATGCCGCCTTCGCCAAGCGTATGACGGCGCGGGCGGGTGAACTTGGCATGAACCGCAGCATATTCGCCAATTCAACGGGGCTTCCCGACCCCGGCAACCAGACGACCGCCAGGGATATGGTGCGTCTGGCCCAGCATCTGCACGACACCTATCCCGACCGTTACGCGCTTTTCACCAAGCCCGATTTCGAGTGGAACCGGATTTTCCAGCGCAACAAGAACACGCTGTTGATGCCGGGTAGCGGCATAGATGGTCTGGGGCTCGGTTTTGCCGAAGGCAGCGGTTTTGCCGCCGTCGTTTCAGCCGAACGGGAAGGGCGCCGCGTCTATCTGGCGCTCGCAGGCATTGCAGATGACAAGACACGGCAGGAAGAAGCCCGCCGGGTGGTGGATTGGGGCCTGACAGCCTTCGAAAAACGCCATCTTTTCAGCAAGGATGAAGCGGTCGGCGCCGTCAGCGTCTATGGCGGCGATGTCTCGCATATCGATCTTTCGCCGAAGGAAGATGTCAGCGTGCTGGTGCCGGTGAATAATCCGGAGCGCATTTCCGGCCGCATCGTCTATCGCTGGCCGCTCAATGCGCCGCTGGATATCGGCGCGAATGCCGGAACGCTCAAGATATTTTCGGGTGAACGGCTGCTGCGCGAAGTGCCGCTTTATACAAGGGCGGCTGTGGGCAAGGGTTCACTCACCCAGAACGCGACGGGCGCGCTGAAGGAATTGCTGCTCTTCTGGCTGTGA
- a CDS encoding septal ring lytic transglycosylase RlpA family protein: protein MNSTVKKLGISTRSGAKWLAISVLCAATASCSTTTETKPKPKRSKEYFSESEYGVKASPRVADGKSIPKGGGRELVGNAYTVKGRRYFPKEEPGYNKTGLASWYGSAFHGRLTANGEVYDKEHLSAAHPTFPLPSYARITNMENGSSVLVRVNDRGPFHEGRLIDVSSKTADLLDMKATGTANVRVQYAGRAPLDGHDMPYLMASYIPKGSRSPGVAPEGQIATGVMVASASPNFVPAPASNPNYGSSTQTALVGSKKNAALQAMPLVNGVQPAFEQFVILPEIGPFLAERPEGNFMREPAAPGGNYLRVPTPSSKYSAAYSEESATVSKTERAFDSVLVDRGALNEQSILAHVKRQQAKSR, encoded by the coding sequence TTGAATTCTACGGTCAAGAAACTCGGCATCAGCACCAGATCGGGTGCGAAGTGGCTTGCAATTTCCGTGCTTTGCGCCGCGACGGCTTCGTGTTCCACCACCACTGAGACCAAGCCTAAGCCCAAGCGCAGCAAGGAATATTTCTCTGAATCGGAATATGGCGTCAAAGCCAGCCCGCGTGTGGCCGATGGGAAGAGCATTCCCAAGGGCGGCGGGCGAGAGCTGGTCGGCAATGCCTATACGGTCAAGGGCCGTCGTTATTTTCCGAAAGAAGAGCCGGGTTATAACAAGACCGGTCTTGCTTCCTGGTACGGTTCCGCCTTCCACGGCCGCCTGACGGCGAATGGCGAAGTCTACGATAAAGAACACCTTTCCGCCGCACATCCGACATTTCCCCTGCCGAGCTATGCGCGCATCACCAACATGGAAAATGGCTCGTCGGTGCTGGTACGCGTCAACGATCGCGGTCCCTTCCATGAGGGTCGCCTGATCGACGTTTCTAGCAAGACCGCCGATCTTCTCGACATGAAGGCGACGGGTACGGCGAATGTGCGTGTGCAATATGCCGGCCGTGCCCCGCTTGACGGTCACGACATGCCCTATCTGATGGCCTCCTATATTCCGAAGGGCTCGCGCTCGCCGGGCGTCGCTCCGGAAGGGCAGATCGCAACGGGCGTGATGGTGGCTTCGGCTTCTCCGAACTTCGTGCCGGCTCCGGCGTCCAACCCGAATTATGGTAGCTCCACGCAGACGGCGCTGGTCGGCTCCAAGAAGAATGCCGCACTTCAGGCCATGCCACTCGTCAACGGCGTTCAGCCGGCTTTCGAACAATTTGTTATCCTGCCGGAAATCGGCCCATTCCTGGCCGAGCGGCCGGAGGGCAATTTCATGCGTGAGCCGGCAGCACCCGGCGGCAATTATCTGCGCGTGCCGACGCCGTCCTCTAAATATTCGGCGGCCTATTCGGAAGAATCAGCTACGGTTTCCAAGACCGAGCGCGCCTTCGACAGCGTGCTCGTCGATCGTGGTGCGCTCAACGAGCAATCGATACTCGCCCATGTGAAGCGTCAGCAGGCGAAGTCGCGCTGA
- a CDS encoding tyrosine-type recombinase/integrase — protein sequence MARNKLTETKIKKLSSAGIYSDGDGLYLRVRAGGSKQWFFIYKRDGKRTEIGLGGYGQGTAPVSLDLAREKAESIRQRLARGEELAVRPTFAAIMEDVIQKKMTESKSKGHKAAWRMTLDKYAAPLHKKAVADITRDDVVETLKPIWTEKPETADRTRMRIAAVIDHAKARGLYTGDNPADWRGGLKELLPARQKLYRGHHEAIDYKALPAVIKKLRAAKGVSSVAAEFACLTAARSGEARGAVWSEIDLENALWIIPAERMKAGKEHRVPLSARALEILKERREMATGELVFEGESEGKAISDTAMVKALRAATGGTETLHGLRSSFRDWAGDETHHPREVIETALAHTLKDKTEAAYRRSDALAKRRKLMQDWSDYCQSKSVNRK from the coding sequence ATGGCGCGGAACAAACTCACGGAAACGAAGATCAAGAAGCTTTCCAGCGCTGGCATTTATAGCGACGGCGACGGGCTCTATTTACGTGTCCGGGCGGGCGGCTCAAAGCAATGGTTCTTCATCTACAAGCGAGACGGCAAGCGCACCGAGATAGGACTCGGCGGCTACGGGCAAGGAACCGCGCCTGTCTCTCTTGATCTTGCCAGAGAGAAAGCCGAAAGCATCCGGCAGCGTCTGGCGCGTGGCGAGGAACTGGCGGTGCGACCGACCTTCGCCGCGATCATGGAAGACGTAATCCAAAAGAAGATGACCGAGTCCAAGAGCAAGGGCCACAAGGCTGCATGGCGCATGACTCTCGACAAGTACGCCGCGCCGCTGCACAAGAAAGCGGTGGCCGACATCACTCGTGATGACGTGGTTGAGACGCTCAAACCCATTTGGACAGAGAAGCCCGAGACAGCCGACCGGACCCGGATGCGCATTGCAGCCGTGATCGACCATGCCAAGGCGCGCGGCCTTTATACCGGCGACAATCCTGCCGACTGGCGCGGCGGCCTTAAGGAATTGCTCCCTGCCCGGCAAAAGCTGTATCGCGGCCATCATGAGGCAATCGACTATAAGGCCCTACCCGCTGTCATCAAGAAGCTTCGGGCAGCTAAAGGGGTGTCGTCTGTCGCGGCGGAATTCGCTTGTCTGACTGCGGCTCGCTCTGGTGAAGCACGGGGCGCGGTCTGGTCTGAAATCGATTTGGAAAACGCTCTATGGATCATTCCAGCGGAACGGATGAAGGCAGGTAAAGAGCATCGCGTCCCCTTGTCGGCGCGGGCCTTGGAAATTCTTAAAGAGCGGCGGGAAATGGCCACGGGTGAGCTTGTGTTCGAAGGTGAGAGCGAAGGTAAGGCAATATCAGACACGGCCATGGTTAAGGCGTTGCGCGCAGCTACGGGCGGCACAGAGACGCTGCACGGCTTGCGATCCTCGTTCCGAGACTGGGCCGGTGACGAGACACATCATCCACGCGAAGTCATTGAAACAGCGCTTGCTCACACGCTCAAGGACAAGACGGAGGCCGCTTATCGTCGGTCAGATGCGTT